The following proteins are encoded in a genomic region of Dissulfuribacter thermophilus:
- a CDS encoding glycosyltransferase family 2 protein: MDTAGFDVIIVNYKAYESLYRALESLLRHEQNLIKNIFVIDNEADSQSISALMERLPQEARAHSKIHFLPQQENLGFSKAVNLGISHSSSEFLMLLNPDAYVKNPFLKDAASIFDRYPDVAVIGPRILDENGALQGSARWDPRLITAFFGRTGPLTKLFPRSRFVKKDVILDPQEFHSFNSKLKTQNSKLPKLHSFNSKLKTQNSTLPNKEPVIVDWVSGACMLIRSQAIKEVGPMDERFFIYWEDCDWCKRFRNSGWRVVYVPSLGDVVHEVGGSSTKRPLFSMYHFHRSAFLLYAKYDTSVMKIGTATAFLGGILRFFVMSFVRGLK, from the coding sequence TTGGACACTGCTGGCTTCGATGTAATAATTGTAAACTATAAGGCCTATGAAAGTCTCTATAGGGCGCTAGAGTCCCTACTAAGGCATGAGCAAAATCTAATCAAGAATATCTTTGTCATAGATAATGAAGCAGATTCGCAGTCAATATCCGCCCTTATGGAGCGTTTGCCACAAGAGGCAAGGGCTCACTCTAAAATTCACTTCTTGCCCCAGCAAGAAAACCTTGGTTTTTCCAAGGCAGTCAATTTGGGGATAAGCCATTCAAGTTCAGAGTTCTTAATGCTTCTAAATCCAGACGCATATGTAAAGAATCCCTTTTTAAAGGACGCAGCCTCTATTTTTGATCGATATCCTGATGTGGCAGTAATAGGTCCACGCATTCTAGATGAAAACGGTGCGCTTCAGGGCTCTGCTAGATGGGACCCCAGGCTCATTACAGCCTTTTTTGGGAGGACTGGCCCCCTTACAAAACTCTTTCCCAGAAGTCGTTTTGTGAAGAAAGATGTAATACTTGATCCTCAAGAGTTCCATTCCTTCAACTCAAAACTCAAAACTCAAAATTCAAAACTTCCAAAGCTCCATTCCTTCAACTCAAAACTCAAAACTCAAAACTCAACACTTCCAAATAAGGAACCTGTGATAGTCGATTGGGTATCTGGGGCATGTATGCTCATAAGGAGCCAGGCCATTAAAGAGGTCGGGCCAATGGATGAGCGTTTTTTTATTTACTGGGAAGACTGCGACTGGTGTAAAAGGTTTAGAAACAGTGGGTGGAGGGTCGTATATGTCCCGAGTCTAGGGGATGTGGTGCATGAGGTCGGTGGTTCTAGTACAAAGAGGCCCCTTTTTTCCATGTACCACTTTCACAGAAGTGCTTTTTTATTGTACGCCAAGTACGATACTTCTGTCATGAAGATTGGGACGGCGACGGCATTTTTAGGGGGAATATTGAGATTTTTTGTGATGTCTTTTGTAAGAGGCCTCAAGTAG
- the vapC gene encoding type II toxin-antitoxin system tRNA(fMet)-specific endonuclease VapC: protein MLKYMLDTNIVIYIMKKRPEGVRTRLKKHQGQMCISSITLGELIFGAEYSSQVERNLVDIEGFISLVDVLDFDEKAAWHFGRIRAELYKKGQPIGPYDMMIAGHARANGLILVTNNVKEFERVEGLSVENWV, encoded by the coding sequence ATGCTGAAATATATGCTTGATACCAACATTGTTATTTACATAATGAAAAAACGTCCTGAAGGGGTCAGGACACGGCTCAAAAAACATCAAGGACAGATGTGCATTTCCTCTATAACTCTTGGTGAGTTGATATTCGGGGCAGAATATTCCAGCCAGGTTGAACGTAATCTTGTGGACATTGAGGGATTTATCTCGCTGGTCGATGTGTTAGATTTTGATGAGAAAGCCGCCTGGCATTTTGGACGCATTCGTGCCGAACTCTATAAAAAAGGGCAACCGATTGGTCCATATGACATGATGATAGCAGGGCATGCGCGTGCAAATGGCCTTATTCTTGTGACCAATAATGTAAAAGAGTTTGAGAGAGTGGAGGGACTATCAGTTGAAAATTGGGTTTAG
- a CDS encoding sigma-54-dependent transcriptional regulator, protein MPAQRILIVDDDPAIRDGCAQVLRRRGYECMEAETGKEALKLLDESDFDIVLVDLKMPDINGLDLISNIRQRDTLIPIVMITAYGTIQNAVEAMRLGANDFLPKPFDPEELLMVVQRTLKTKMLALENLYLREELRKKEGEVRIVGDSNALLDLLARARRVAQTDSTVLITGESGTGKGLLARYIHEQSPRKDAPFISVDCSTLVPSLFESELFGHVKGAFTGATENKLGKFELANGGTVFLDEIANINLDLQAKLLKVVEEKEITRVGSHRITKVDVRIIAATNKDLRQAVEEGRFREDLFFRLNVVAFKTPPLRDRKEDIPLLVDYFLKRFSLKHGRPGLTIAKDALDILKGYHWPGNVRELENYVERLVIFTTSGEISVDDIELSGLPMGRQTKIGGKEKPVHMEDDLLKGVVSLDELERRYVVKVLESVGGNKTMAAQLLGIDRKTLRLKLKRWGV, encoded by the coding sequence ATGCCAGCACAGAGAATCCTTATTGTTGACGATGATCCTGCCATTAGGGACGGGTGCGCTCAGGTGTTGCGTAGACGTGGTTATGAGTGCATGGAGGCAGAGACCGGTAAAGAGGCGCTTAAGCTCTTGGATGAGTCGGATTTTGACATTGTATTGGTGGACCTCAAGATGCCGGATATAAACGGACTCGACCTGATCTCCAATATTAGGCAAAGGGACACCCTGATCCCCATTGTCATGATCACTGCATACGGAACCATCCAGAATGCAGTGGAGGCCATGCGGCTGGGTGCAAACGATTTTCTGCCCAAGCCCTTTGATCCAGAAGAGCTATTAATGGTGGTTCAGAGGACACTGAAAACAAAGATGCTCGCCCTTGAAAACCTGTATCTACGTGAGGAACTGCGGAAAAAAGAGGGTGAGGTGAGGATTGTAGGTGATAGCAATGCCCTACTGGATCTTCTGGCACGAGCCAGACGTGTGGCCCAAACAGACAGCACTGTGCTCATAACTGGGGAGAGTGGAACTGGTAAGGGGCTTTTGGCAAGGTATATCCACGAGCAGAGCCCTAGAAAAGATGCGCCCTTTATTTCGGTAGACTGTTCAACCCTTGTTCCATCTCTGTTTGAAAGCGAACTCTTTGGTCATGTGAAAGGGGCCTTTACAGGGGCTACAGAGAATAAACTTGGAAAATTTGAATTGGCCAATGGAGGGACGGTTTTTTTAGACGAGATCGCAAACATAAACCTTGATCTCCAGGCAAAACTCTTAAAGGTCGTAGAGGAAAAGGAGATCACAAGGGTTGGTAGCCATAGGATTACAAAGGTAGATGTGCGTATTATTGCCGCTACCAACAAAGATCTGAGGCAGGCAGTGGAGGAAGGGCGCTTTAGAGAGGATCTGTTCTTTAGATTGAACGTGGTGGCCTTCAAGACACCTCCTCTCAGGGATAGGAAAGAGGACATTCCCTTGTTGGTAGACTATTTTTTGAAACGTTTTTCCCTCAAACACGGAAGACCCGGACTCACCATCGCCAAGGATGCCCTGGATATACTCAAGGGCTATCATTGGCCTGGGAATGTCAGGGAACTTGAAAATTATGTGGAACGCCTGGTGATATTCACAACCTCTGGAGAGATTTCAGTGGACGACATAGAGCTCTCTGGTTTACCCATGGGGCGTCAGACAAAGATTGGCGGAAAAGAAAAGCCTGTTCATATGGAAGATGACCTCTTGAAGGGAGTTGTATCGCTGGATGAACTAGAGCGCCGTTACGTGGTAAAGGTCCTCGAGTCTGTGGGAGGCAACAAGACCATGGCAGCTCAGTTACTTGGGATCGATAGAAAGACCCTGAGACTAAAGTTGAAAAGATGGGGGGTATAG
- a CDS encoding clostripain-related cysteine peptidase: protein MAGQNNLSAACVDDVLEMLEVGSTDQVNILVQADVSSIYTPEISDNVTYRFKVLNHDVQLYPMERNQDMADPATLTEFIRWGVSAFPAQRYALILWDHGLGWLGGFEGSRNGRGILQDDGSHSFMSLEELRRALEEAGIHFDLLEFDACLMGQIEVLGYVYEFADYITFSENTEPGDGNPYDVIFYALVHDPEMGGEALGRLIVDAFVDYYSRPPNNLASVTKSLVRTEGVAQLLVLVDRFGGALKKNMANYIDAIYEARTRAQSFPAMPGACDCIDFIEKLRLNGVSFKEANELSDWLREQVIVKERHYSSAYSFGTGVGAESVEGSRGIAINIPLPGDLLSEERAQYAQISLELGLSQWNDFVEAFLHETEGISPQTAKGGFVIQAYWTDVFGNPSGADLDLYIVEPQDVFAPWMGQTTPNGFFSPDSKDSGKNYEIYIARDEISKGIYIPVINFYDSWMSLYQGAFCYLLYFPKDSLTSPVIFGPQAMGLWNPAPTYWDDHVIYLLSINFYSDWWIPTSFEQKLSRAPIEYQRAFWMRVRELKEKAIAQRHGNYQCIEKSAFRNSHLTSAKNGYPGFR from the coding sequence ATGGCTGGGCAGAATAATCTGTCTGCAGCCTGTGTAGACGACGTCCTTGAAATGTTGGAAGTGGGCTCCACAGACCAGGTGAACATCTTGGTCCAGGCGGATGTGAGCTCCATATATACCCCTGAAATCTCAGACAACGTCACATACAGGTTTAAAGTGTTAAATCATGACGTCCAGCTATACCCTATGGAACGAAATCAGGACATGGCAGACCCAGCTACCCTCACCGAGTTCATTAGATGGGGGGTGTCCGCATTTCCTGCACAAAGATATGCCCTGATCCTATGGGATCATGGACTGGGGTGGCTAGGTGGTTTTGAAGGTAGCAGAAATGGTCGTGGAATTTTGCAAGACGATGGTTCCCATAGCTTTATGTCATTGGAGGAGTTGAGGAGAGCGCTTGAGGAGGCTGGAATTCATTTTGATCTCTTGGAATTTGACGCATGCCTCATGGGGCAGATCGAGGTCTTGGGTTATGTATATGAGTTTGCCGACTACATAACATTTTCTGAAAATACAGAGCCAGGAGATGGTAACCCCTACGACGTGATATTCTATGCCTTGGTTCACGATCCTGAAATGGGAGGAGAGGCCCTTGGAAGGCTTATCGTAGATGCTTTTGTGGATTATTACTCCAGACCCCCAAATAATCTCGCGAGTGTAACAAAGAGTCTTGTGCGAACCGAAGGAGTAGCTCAACTATTGGTGCTGGTTGATCGTTTTGGAGGGGCCTTGAAGAAAAATATGGCGAACTACATCGATGCCATTTATGAGGCAAGGACTAGGGCTCAGAGCTTTCCTGCAATGCCAGGAGCATGTGATTGCATTGATTTCATAGAAAAACTCAGATTGAACGGGGTTAGCTTCAAAGAGGCAAATGAACTGTCTGACTGGCTAAGAGAACAAGTAATCGTAAAAGAACGTCACTATAGCTCAGCTTATTCATTTGGTACAGGGGTTGGCGCTGAAAGTGTGGAAGGTTCCAGGGGAATAGCCATAAATATACCTCTTCCAGGAGATCTCCTTAGTGAAGAGAGGGCCCAGTACGCACAAATCTCATTGGAGCTGGGACTCAGTCAGTGGAATGATTTTGTGGAGGCCTTTTTACATGAAACCGAAGGTATCAGTCCCCAGACTGCCAAAGGTGGGTTTGTCATACAGGCCTACTGGACAGATGTATTTGGCAACCCATCTGGAGCTGATCTCGATCTATACATTGTTGAACCTCAAGACGTATTCGCCCCCTGGATGGGACAGACAACTCCAAATGGATTTTTTAGCCCTGATTCAAAGGATTCTGGAAAAAACTACGAAATCTATATTGCAAGGGATGAGATCTCAAAGGGTATCTACATCCCTGTAATCAATTTTTACGATTCTTGGATGAGCCTTTACCAAGGGGCATTTTGTTATTTGCTATATTTCCCTAAAGACTCTCTTACGAGTCCAGTGATTTTTGGCCCACAGGCCATGGGACTCTGGAACCCTGCTCCAACCTACTGGGATGATCACGTCATTTATCTATTGAGTATAAATTTTTACTCAGATTGGTGGATACCTACGTCCTTTGAACAAAAACTGAGTCGTGCTCCAATTGAATACCAAAGGGCCTTTTGGATGCGAGTCAGGGAATTGAAAGAAAAGGCAATTGCCCAAAGGCATGGCAATTACCAGTGTATAGAAAAAAGCGCATTCAGAAACAGCCACTTAACGAGTGCAAAAAATGGCTATCCAGGATTTAGGTAG
- a CDS encoding GDP-L-fucose synthase family protein: MNADSKILVAGASGLVGSAIVRKLLEKGYKNVIGTVYSKSPSEHNLPSIEYHRVDLTDHQEVADFLKKIKPEYVFLAAAKVGGILANNVYRAEFIYRNLQIQNNVIHQSYVNDVKKLLFLGSTCIYPRYCPQPIKEEYLLTAPLEYTNEPYAIAKIAGIKMCESYNLQYGTNFISVMPTNLYGYNDNFDLEKSHVLPALIRKMHLAKALEDDDWDTIRSDLNRLPIEGITGNDSKEVILNILERHGIEDTRVEVWGTGNPKREFLWSEDMADACVFLMEEIDFQDIVKFIWPEVDSLKAMGEMEIRNTHLNIGTGEDLSIKELAYLIKEIVGFRGDVYFNFSKPDGTPRKVTDVTRLHSLGWRHKVSLEEGIRRLYSWYKGDRP; the protein is encoded by the coding sequence ATGAACGCAGACAGTAAGATTTTGGTGGCCGGTGCAAGCGGTCTAGTTGGAAGCGCCATAGTAAGAAAACTTTTGGAAAAAGGGTATAAAAACGTAATTGGTACAGTCTATTCAAAATCGCCTTCTGAGCACAATTTACCGTCTATTGAATATCATAGGGTTGATCTGACAGATCACCAGGAGGTCGCTGACTTCCTGAAGAAGATAAAACCAGAATACGTCTTTTTGGCAGCTGCAAAGGTCGGGGGAATTCTGGCAAACAACGTCTATAGAGCGGAATTTATTTATAGAAATCTACAGATTCAAAACAATGTTATACATCAAAGCTATGTAAACGATGTGAAAAAACTCCTTTTTCTTGGAAGCACATGTATTTATCCCAGGTATTGTCCACAGCCTATTAAGGAAGAATATCTTCTCACTGCACCACTTGAGTACACGAATGAACCTTATGCCATTGCAAAAATTGCAGGAATAAAAATGTGCGAAAGTTATAATCTCCAATATGGGACAAATTTTATTTCTGTCATGCCAACTAATCTCTATGGCTATAATGACAATTTTGACCTGGAAAAGTCCCATGTACTGCCAGCACTAATCAGGAAAATGCATCTTGCAAAGGCCCTAGAAGACGATGATTGGGATACAATAAGAAGTGACCTGAATAGGTTACCTATAGAGGGCATTACCGGCAATGATTCCAAGGAGGTGATTTTAAATATCCTTGAAAGGCATGGGATAGAAGACACGAGAGTAGAGGTGTGGGGCACTGGTAATCCAAAACGGGAATTTTTGTGGTCAGAGGACATGGCTGACGCATGTGTTTTCCTGATGGAAGAGATAGATTTTCAGGACATAGTCAAGTTTATCTGGCCAGAAGTCGACTCCCTAAAAGCCATGGGGGAGATGGAGATCAGAAATACGCATTTAAATATCGGCACTGGGGAAGATTTATCAATAAAAGAGCTAGCTTATTTGATCAAAGAAATTGTTGGATTTAGAGGAGATGTCTATTTTAATTTCTCAAAACCAGATGGAACCCCGCGCAAGGTCACTGATGTAACAAGACTGCATTCCCTTGGATGGAGGCATAAAGTTTCATTAGAAGAAGGGATACGAAGATTGTATTCATGGTATAAAGGGGATAGGCCTTGA
- a CDS encoding two-component system sensor histidine kinase NtrB, protein MIESKDFLSDDIFESWKRINQPGVIHDGDRVILANEDFLNLFGYSRPDDVVGRSMGDFISPWPSGSVRLGRREYLGRRSDGTRMELEVICLPVAACEGILYQTLIKDLSSEKNWEIKLIESERLTAMGKIAGEIAHEINNPLGGILLYANLLKEDIKDGSSARENLDKIIRLATRCRIIVKALLNFGRSSSKAYSPVDLNEVIREMYSMIEDHRMFREINVVFNLSNELPHFMGDKGQIEQIVLNLLINAAEAIEGPGTILVSTEYKEGPFSLGDRRSFIRFTVEDTGHGIPEDLKNKIFEPFFTTKQRGKGTGLGLSITRGIVQRHGGKISCESQEGRGTKFTIEIPVNLSKTGSV, encoded by the coding sequence ATGATCGAGAGTAAGGATTTTCTTTCGGACGACATCTTCGAGAGTTGGAAAAGGATCAACCAGCCAGGGGTTATACACGACGGAGATCGTGTAATACTCGCAAATGAGGACTTTTTGAACCTCTTTGGATACTCAAGGCCAGATGATGTGGTAGGACGCTCCATGGGAGATTTCATATCTCCGTGGCCCTCAGGTTCTGTCAGACTTGGAAGGAGAGAGTACCTAGGGAGGCGATCCGACGGCACCCGCATGGAGTTAGAGGTGATCTGTCTCCCAGTAGCGGCCTGTGAGGGAATCCTGTATCAGACTCTTATAAAAGATCTTTCGAGTGAAAAAAATTGGGAAATAAAGCTCATTGAATCAGAGCGTCTTACGGCCATGGGTAAGATAGCAGGAGAAATAGCCCATGAGATCAATAATCCACTGGGTGGTATCTTGCTCTATGCAAACCTATTGAAGGAAGACATAAAAGATGGTAGCTCAGCGCGTGAGAACCTGGATAAGATCATAAGGCTTGCTACCCGTTGTAGGATAATAGTGAAGGCCTTATTGAATTTTGGAAGATCTTCGTCAAAGGCCTATTCACCGGTGGATCTAAATGAAGTGATCCGTGAGATGTATTCAATGATAGAAGATCACAGGATGTTTAGAGAGATCAACGTGGTGTTCAACCTCTCTAATGAACTTCCACATTTTATGGGAGATAAGGGGCAAATTGAGCAGATAGTCCTGAATCTTTTGATAAATGCCGCTGAGGCCATAGAGGGGCCAGGCACCATTTTAGTTTCAACAGAGTATAAAGAGGGGCCTTTCAGTTTGGGAGACAGGCGCAGTTTTATCAGATTTACAGTTGAGGATACAGGGCATGGGATACCTGAAGATTTGAAGAATAAGATATTTGAACCGTTTTTTACCACGAAACAGAGAGGAAAAGGGACTGGCCTTGGATTATCCATTACCAGGGGTATAGTTCAGAGGCACGGCGGAAAGATTTCTTGTGAAAGCCAAGAGGGAAGAGGAACCAAGTTTACCATTGAAATCCCGGTAAATTTATCAAAGACAGGAAGCGTGTAG
- a CDS encoding EAL domain-containing protein, with protein MSEHIKDILNDVFERFYITILKDLYASSFLRSYTMIARLVSRQADFLGRALASNVDKEEIFGHYLATAKVHWNLRIHEKAIFDMIEFLHEELWNIREKLPPSARERIPEVIGIIREAYAEAYIQGILEDALTVLGSGSGFFTDDHVLWLEDFYRSLFENESPPEFNPQRCKLGRWLNSLTFEVMCYRASDLRIKILSTHKDLHEAAKLAYTFYLNGNKEKALPLVRMICENLFLLSSFLGELIFRWESSKVKILLDYIKEESLRGGLFVITLNRAILQLRKSHEEVSNLKLELSHSTRENFGNSEGVCLVETDGNLYLLVDTSRFPFSRIRSWLEETAQALAKKFAERIKNPVLSVGLIDPEMLKSYSVEEIQELLRLAEEHLAIVDEPKPLLVKDLTPHLEEFFVRVHRYLKIKRLVQEALEAQEVILYLQPLHVLSSGKASGWFECLVRLKDEKDQIISAGEFIPIVARENLQEPFDLVVLKTLLSRLRDLAKFAKKIFINLYPRSFSSEDVLEALRELALRAKELNMGLVVEVTEYEELSKPDFVKKLKSNNMEFAVDDFGSGYANFELIGRLTEEKVVSFVKIDGSLVKRAISSESIRSVLDSVVLLALDLGLGVVYEFVENQELISLLRSIPERLRAKTPQNRKGEDFLGQGYYYSRPAPLEFWLKK; from the coding sequence ATGTCGGAACATATAAAAGATATACTGAATGATGTCTTCGAACGATTTTACATCACTATACTTAAGGACCTTTATGCTTCCAGTTTTCTCAGGTCTTATACCATGATTGCAAGGCTTGTTTCCCGTCAGGCAGATTTTCTGGGGCGTGCTCTTGCTAGTAATGTGGACAAGGAAGAGATCTTTGGACACTATTTGGCCACGGCTAAGGTCCACTGGAATTTGCGCATCCACGAAAAGGCCATTTTTGACATGATCGAGTTTCTGCACGAGGAGCTTTGGAACATAAGAGAGAAACTTCCTCCGAGTGCCAGAGAGCGTATCCCAGAGGTTATTGGCATTATTAGAGAAGCTTATGCAGAGGCCTATATCCAGGGCATCCTAGAGGACGCACTTACAGTTTTGGGTAGTGGCAGTGGATTTTTCACAGACGACCATGTCCTATGGCTTGAAGATTTTTATCGGTCTCTGTTTGAGAATGAATCGCCGCCGGAATTCAATCCTCAGAGATGTAAGTTGGGAAGGTGGCTAAACAGCCTTACTTTTGAGGTCATGTGTTATCGGGCCTCTGACTTAAGAATCAAGATCCTCTCAACCCACAAAGACCTTCACGAGGCTGCCAAGCTGGCCTATACCTTTTACCTCAATGGGAACAAAGAAAAGGCCCTTCCACTGGTACGGATGATATGTGAGAACCTATTTTTGCTCAGTAGTTTCTTAGGCGAACTCATCTTCCGATGGGAAAGCTCGAAGGTGAAAATCCTCCTGGATTACATAAAAGAGGAGTCTTTGCGGGGAGGACTGTTTGTAATTACTCTGAATCGTGCGATCCTACAACTGAGAAAGAGTCATGAAGAAGTTTCCAATCTGAAATTGGAATTGTCTCATAGTACCAGGGAAAATTTTGGTAATAGTGAAGGCGTCTGTCTGGTGGAAACAGATGGCAATCTATATCTTCTGGTGGATACCAGCAGGTTTCCTTTTTCCAGGATCCGTTCCTGGTTGGAGGAGACGGCACAGGCCCTAGCCAAGAAGTTCGCTGAAAGGATCAAAAATCCAGTCCTTAGCGTGGGCCTTATTGATCCAGAGATGTTGAAAAGTTATTCAGTAGAGGAGATTCAGGAACTCCTTCGCCTTGCTGAGGAACATCTGGCTATAGTGGATGAGCCAAAGCCACTTCTGGTGAAGGACCTTACTCCTCACCTTGAGGAATTTTTCGTGCGGGTACACCGCTACCTCAAGATCAAAAGGCTTGTGCAGGAGGCCTTGGAGGCACAGGAGGTCATTCTCTATCTCCAACCCCTTCATGTGCTCAGCTCTGGCAAGGCCTCTGGCTGGTTTGAGTGCCTGGTGCGTCTTAAGGACGAGAAGGATCAAATCATTTCCGCTGGAGAGTTCATTCCTATTGTGGCCCGCGAAAACCTGCAGGAACCTTTTGATCTCGTTGTGCTCAAAACTCTCCTTTCCCGCTTGAGAGATCTAGCGAAATTCGCAAAAAAGATCTTCATAAACCTATATCCTCGCTCCTTTAGTTCTGAGGATGTATTGGAGGCGCTCAGGGAACTTGCCCTTCGGGCCAAGGAATTGAATATGGGGTTAGTAGTGGAAGTGACTGAGTACGAGGAACTGTCAAAGCCCGATTTTGTGAAGAAGCTTAAATCAAATAACATGGAGTTTGCAGTGGATGATTTTGGCTCGGGCTATGCCAATTTTGAACTTATTGGTCGTCTAACCGAAGAAAAGGTCGTTTCTTTTGTAAAGATAGATGGCTCTCTGGTAAAAAGAGCAATCAGTTCTGAGTCCATTCGTTCAGTCCTTGACTCGGTGGTGCTTCTGGCCCTGGATCTAGGGCTGGGAGTTGTTTATGAATTCGTGGAAAATCAGGAGCTTATCAGCCTTCTTAGGAGCATTCCAGAACGCTTGAGAGCAAAGACCCCTCAAAATAGAAAAGGAGAGGATTTCCTGGGCCAGGGTTATTACTATTCCAGACCTGCTCCGCTTGAGTTCTGGCTGAAAAAATAG
- the rfbA gene encoding glucose-1-phosphate thymidylyltransferase RfbA, translating into MKAIILAGGNGTRLYPVTIPINKHFLPIYNKPMIYYPLSLIMLLGMKDVIFIVNPGDLTDFRKLFGDGSHLGMNIHYRIQEEPNGLAEGLVLAEDFVSENGICYMLGDNIFFGHDLVRHMADAKIEIEKRGGAYVFGYYVKDPERFGVVEFDDNGNVLSLEEKPKRPKSNYAVVGMYFFDNKAVQIAKKVKPSVRGELEITSVIEEYLKQDKLKVKLLGRGFAWFDAGTHDSFLEAGEFVATIENKTGLMIGCIEEIAYRNGWIDREQLKRLATSLQKTQYGRYLLELVE; encoded by the coding sequence ATGAAAGCAATCATATTAGCAGGTGGCAATGGAACTAGATTATATCCAGTGACAATTCCAATTAATAAGCATTTTCTTCCTATTTATAATAAACCGATGATTTACTACCCTTTATCTCTAATAATGCTGCTTGGTATGAAGGATGTCATTTTTATTGTGAATCCTGGTGATTTGACGGATTTTAGAAAATTATTTGGTGATGGATCGCATTTAGGGATGAATATCCATTATCGAATTCAAGAAGAGCCAAACGGTCTGGCTGAAGGATTAGTATTGGCAGAAGATTTTGTAAGTGAAAATGGTATCTGTTACATGTTGGGTGACAATATTTTCTTTGGCCATGACTTGGTAAGACATATGGCAGATGCAAAAATAGAAATTGAAAAAAGAGGTGGGGCATATGTTTTTGGTTATTATGTAAAAGATCCTGAAAGGTTTGGGGTTGTTGAATTTGATGACAATGGAAATGTTTTATCTTTGGAAGAGAAACCAAAGAGACCAAAGTCGAACTATGCTGTTGTCGGTATGTATTTTTTTGATAATAAAGCCGTGCAGATAGCCAAAAAAGTAAAACCATCAGTTAGAGGAGAACTAGAGATAACATCTGTTATCGAAGAGTATTTAAAACAAGATAAATTGAAGGTTAAGCTTTTAGGAAGAGGTTTTGCTTGGTTTGATGCTGGAACTCATGATAGTTTCCTGGAGGCAGGAGAATTTGTGGCTACGATAGAGAATAAAACCGGACTCATGATTGGCTGTATTGAGGAAATAGCGTATAGAAATGGATGGATAGATAGAGAACAACTAAAAAGGCTTGCCACATCTCTGCAAAAGACCCAATATGGCAGATATTTATTAGAACTGGTCGAATAG
- the vapB gene encoding type II toxin-antitoxin system VapB family antitoxin produces the protein MPIVETKIFKTNRSQAVRLPKLVAFPERVKLVEIIAVGNKRIIVPKGQAWDEWFDAPGVSEDFMEQRSQEDDQSRNPL, from the coding sequence ATGCCAATAGTTGAGACAAAGATATTTAAAACAAATAGGAGCCAGGCTGTTCGCCTGCCTAAACTTGTGGCTTTTCCAGAAAGAGTAAAGTTAGTGGAAATTATTGCAGTGGGAAATAAAAGGATAATAGTCCCAAAGGGTCAGGCATGGGATGAATGGTTCGATGCGCCAGGTGTGTCTGAAGATTTTATGGAGCAGAGATCTCAGGAGGATGATCAGTCTAGGAATCCTTTATGA